The genome window CAGGTAGGCCGCCGCCGCCGAATACGCCAGCAGCGCGGCGAACAGCGAGCCGCCGACCGCCAGCGTGGTGGCCACCGCGATCGCCTCGCTCAACTGCAGCGCCGAACTGTTGCGGCCCTGCCGCGCCGGCGGCGACAGGGTCAGGGTCAGCACCGCCAGGGTCGGATAGATCAGGCCCATGCCCAGGCCGGTGGCGGTCCAGCCGCCGATCGCCAGCGCCGCCGGCACCGCCGGCAGCAGCGCCAGCGTGGTCGCCGCGATGCCCAGCGCCATCAGCGTGCAACCCAGGCGCAGCCGCAGCAGGCGGCTGGCGTCGCGGCCGCAGTGGCCCTGGTACCAGGAGCCGGCGAACCAGCCCAGCGCACCGGCGCTCAGCGCCACGCCCGCCCACACCGGCGACAGCCCGCGTTCGCGCGACAGCAGCAGCGGCAGGAACGCTTCGCAGCCGAAGAACGCCGATCCGGCGATGCCGCGCAGCGCGATCACGCTGGGCAGGCCGCGCGCGGCGCGCAAGGTGCCGGCCGGCAGCAGCCGCCAGGTGCACAGCAGCAGGAGCGCCAACGCCGCCGGCAGCAGCACCGCCGCCCACAGCCCGCGCTGCTGGCCGCCCAGGTACAGCAGGCAGACGCCGGCCGCCGCGCCCAGCGACCACAGTTGCGCCGCGCCGCTGGCGCCATCCGCGCGCGCGGCGGGCGGCAGGCGCCGCAATGCCGGCCACAGCAGCGCCGCCGCCGGCAGTGCCAGCAGCGGCACCGCCAGGAACACCCAGCGCCAGCCGACGTGTTCGACGATCAGCCCGCTGATGCTGGGGCCGACCAGCGACGGCAGCACCCAGCCGGCGGAGAACGCCGCGAACATGCGCGGACGGATCGCCTGCGGATACAGCCGCGCGACCAGCACGTACAGCACCACCGAGATCGTCCCGGCACCCAGGCCTTGCACCAGCCGGCCGGCCAGCAGCAGCGCCATCGACGGCGCGAAGCCGGCCAGCAGCAAGCCACAGACGAAGCAGGCCAGGCCGGCCCACAGCGGCGCCGCCGGCCCGTGCAGGTCGCTCCAGCGCCCGGCCACAGTCATGCCGATCACGCTGGTGGCCAGGGTGCCGCCGAACGCCAGCGCGTACAGCCGCAGGCCGTCCAGTTCGCGCGCCACGGCCGGCATCGCCGCGGCTACCGCCAGCGCCTCGAAGGCGATCAGCGACACCAGCGCGACCATGCCGATGGTGGTGGCGCGATAAGCCGGCGCCAGCACGGAGCCGGCAGCGGCAGGAGCAGGCGGGGCATCGGCGGTGGTGGCGTGGTCTTGCATCGGATTCCCTTGAGCAGCGGATGGACAGCGGCTGGCGTGGCTTGCACGGGCGCGTGCAGGCCGTGCAGCATGCAACCTCAACCGGACTCGAGGTCAAGCGATGCAGGAGGAACTGAGCGTGGGGCAGGTCGCGGCGCGCAGCGGCGTGGCCGTGTCGGCGCTGCACTTCTACGAGAACAAGGGCCTGATCCGCAGCGTGCGCACCGCCGGCAACCAGCGCCGCTACACCCGCGACGTGCTGCGCCGGCTGGCGGTGATCCGCGTGGCGCAACGCGTCGGCGTGCCGCTGGACAGCGTCAAGGCCGCCTTCGCGCAGCTGCCCGATGCGCGCACGCCGACCCGCGCCGAGTGGGCGCGGATGTCGGCGGCCTGGCGCGAGGAACTGGACGCGCGGATCGTGCAACTGACCCGGCTGCGCCACCAGCTCACCGACTGCATCGGCTGCGGCTGCCTGTCGCTGCGCCGTTGCCGGCTGAGCAACCCGGCCGATACTTTGGCCGCGCACGGCGACGGCCCGCAGCGCTGGGCGGAGGACTGAGCGGCGCTGCCATGTGCGAATCAGATGGTGTGGGAGGGACTTCAGTCCCGACGCGGTACCGGTGGACTTCGCGGCATTGCCGCTTGTGTGCACGACGATGCGAGGGCGATCGCCTTGAGCGCGGCGCGAGTGCGGTCGCGCATGCCGAGCTTGTCGAGGATGATGGAGACCTAGTTCTTCACCGTGCTCTTCGGTAGCGACGCGCGAAGAGCAAAGAGGCCTGACACTGCATGCAGTCGGGACTGAAGTCCCTCCCACAATGTGCACCTGTGATCGTGATGCTCGGTATGCGTGTGTCGGTTTTTCTGTAGGAGCGGCTTCAGCCGCGACCGGGCGCGACGGCGCTGCCATGTGCGAAGCAGAGGGTGTGGGAGGGACTTCAGTCCCGACGCGATGCCGGTGGATGGCACGGCGCTCGCGCTTGCGCGCGCTCAGATGATGCGCAGGGGATCGTCTTCACTGCGGCGCGGGTACCGAGCTTGTTGAGAATGGTGGAGGCGAGTTATTCACTGTGCCCTTCAGTCACGACTCGGTCGCGACGAGCGAAGAGCAACGGCGCCGGACACTGCATGCAGTCGGGACTGAAGTCCCTCCCACAACGCGCACGTGTGATCACCTTGATCGGTATGCGTGTGCCGGTTTTTCTGTAGGAGCGGCTTCAGCCGCGACCGGGCTTTCCCGGTAATGCCAGGTCGCGGCTGAAGCCGCTCCTACAGGACGACGGCGCGCACCGCACGCTGCAGGCGCTAGAAATTGCGGGTGAAGCGCACCGTGCCGGCGCCGTCGGCGCTGCGCACCTGCACCACGAAACGCAATTGGTCGTGGGCGCTGCTGCGGACCGTGCCGACGTAGTCGGTGTAGGCGTCGGTGCGAACCGCGCGCAGCGCCACCGGCTGGCGCTGGCCGCTGAGGTCGGTCGCCACCGCTTCCACCGTGCCCACCGCCGGCGTTTCCTCGCCGTCGTGCCGCGTGCGCAGTGCGATCATCACCAGCGCGGTGTCGGCCTCGCGGGCGATGCCGTAGCGGCGCGCAACGTCCTCGCTCATCGCCAGCGTGGGCAGCGCGTTGTAGTGCACGCGCAGCGCGCCGAAATCGGCCTGCGCCGGCGTGGCGGCGAGCAGTGTCGCCGGGCGTGGGGTGTCCTGGTCCGCGCAGGCGGCCAGGGCCAGACACAGCAGTGCAGCGGGCAGGACGCGCATCGGCGGTCTCCGGCTCAGGGGGGCGAACACAACGTCGCGCGCAGCCGCCAGGTGGGGGCGAACGGCGCGCAGGAACCGCAGTGTACAAGTGGTCCGTGAGCAGGCCGAGCACCGTCCGCGCCCGCTCGGCAGCTGCGCAGTCGCATTGTCAGCCGCGCTTAGTCGTCGTTGGCGGCGGACAGGGCCCGGCCGCGCGCGGCCGCCGCGGCGATCGCAGCCGCGGTCAGCGCCTCGAAGCCGCCGTGCTGGAAGGTCTCGATCGCGGCCTGGGTGGTGCCGTTGGGCGAGGTCACCCGGCGGCGCAGTTCGCTCGGCGCCTCGCCGGACTCGGTGAGCATGCGCGCCGCGCCGAGCAGGGTCTGTAGGGTCAGGGTGCGCGCCGTGGCGGCGGGCAGGCCCTGGGCGATGCCCGCCGCTTCCATCGCCTCGGCGAGCAGGAAGACGTAGGCAGGGCCGCTGCCGGACACCGCGGTGACCGCGTCGATCAGCGCCTCGTCCTCGACCCACACGGTGACCCCGGCGGCGGCCAGTACGCGCTCGGCGTGGGCGCGCTGGCCGGCATCGACGCCGGCGCTGGCGAACAGGCCGGTGACGCCGGCGCCGAGCAGCGCAGGGGTGTTCGGCATCGCGCGGACCAGAGCGTGGCCGCCGCCGAGCCAGCGGTCCAGTTGCGCGGTGGTGATGCCGGCGGCGATGGACACCAGCAGCGGCCGCTGCGCCTGCGCCAGCGCGGCCAGTTCGGTGCAGACCCCGCGCAGCACCTGCGGCTTGACCGCGAACATCCACAGCGCCGCACCGTCGGCGGCCTCGGCCGCGCTGGCGACGGCGTGGACCCCGTAGTCGGCGCGCAGCGCCTCGCGCAGTGCCGCCACCGGTTCGGCGACGCGGATGCGGTGCGGATCGACGCCCTGCCGGACCATGCCGGCGATCAGGCTGCGTGCCATGTTGCCGCCGCCGATGAAGGCGATGTCGGCGGCGTGGGAGTCGGGGGAAGCGGAAGCCATGGCGCAACACCGTCGCGAAGAGGGAGCGTCATGGTAGCGGCTGCGCCGCGCCGCAGTGCGGCGGTGCGGCGCAACCGGATCGTGCCAGGCATGCGCGCGCCGGCCGCTGTGTGCGGACCGGCGCGGCGAACTCAGTTGGACTCGGTGAAGGTGATCGACGGCGTGCTGCCGCCGGCCACCGAGCAGCTGCCCAGGTTGAGGTTGTTGGTCTCGCCGGTGCTGCCGGCATTGGCCGCGCAGGTTGGGGCGGCGGTGGAGCCGTTGGTGGCGGCCACCTTCACCGTGATCGACGAGCCGGAGTTGAAGTTGGCGCTGGAACCGCCGGCGTTGCCGACCACGTTGAACTCGGCGTCCTTCCACACCGTGGCCAGTTTGACCACGCTGTCCCTGGCGCTGACGCTGTAGGCGGTGCCGTTGTTGGTGAAGGTGATGGTGTCGTTGCCGTTGGCGGTGGCCGAACCGGTCAGCTTGAGGTTGGCCAGTTGCGTGGCCGGCACGTCCGGCGCGCTGACCGCGTTGCTGTTGCGGTAGCAGTCCGAGCCGCCGCCGCTCATCCAGCCGCTCGGGCAACTGCTGCCATAGCCGATCAGCCAGTACTGCATGAACACCGCGGCCTGGCCCTGGGTCTCGTAGTCGGTGGCGTAGACGAACTGCTGCCACACGGTGCAGCCGGAGCGGCCGCCGCAGACGCTGGTGGTGGCGTTGTAGTTGGAGTTGATCTGCAGCGAGTACTCGTTCGGGCCGAGGATGCCGCCGCCGCCGAAGGACGCCACGCCGACGCCTTTCTCCGAGGTCACCCCGGTCACCTGGGGGAAGCTGCCCACGACCTTGCTGATCAGGCTGCTCGACCGCAGCGCGTAGTCGTAACCGTTGCCGGTGGTTTCGGTGGCGCCGAACAGGATCTTGTGCGGGATCGGGTGCACCCGGCGGGTCAGGGTCTTGCAGACGTCCGTTTGCCACTGCGTATCGGGGAAGCTGGCATGGAAGCAGCCTTCCGCCGGCGTCGGCTGATGCGCCATGGTCTCGCGCCAGGCGGTGCGCGCCTGGACTTCCGCGGGCGACATCATCGCTTCTTCGTTGTTCCAGGCCGGCGTCGCCGTCGGCGCGGCCATTGCCGCGGGGACGTGCAGCAGACCGATGCAGCAGGAGGCGAACAGCAATCGGGTGGATGCTTGCATCTGTGACCTCGTTGGAGCCGAGCACATTCGGCGATGGACCTGCGGATGAGCCGCGGTCGTCGCAATGGAAGCCGAAGCGCGCACATCTGAAACGTGACTGAATTAACGGTTTTTAACCGTGTCGCATGGTTCAGCAAGCAGTGTCGGAGCGAACCTTTCATTCATCCCGAAACCCTATTTTTTTCAACGGGATGGGCTACGACAGAATTCCGATGTTAGTGAACCGTTTTTGAAGCGTTCGTAGACAAGTCACCACCCTGTCACCGGTGTTGCGGTAATGCGGCGCGACAGCAGTGGATCCAGCCAGGAACGCGCTGATCCAGGAGCCTGCTCATCCAGGAGCGCGCGGCGCGCGCGCGCCGAACAGCGCGGTGCCCACCCGCACCATGGTGGCGCCGGCGGCGATGGCGTCGGCGAAGTCGCCGCTCATGCCCATCGACAGGGTGTCGGCCTGCGGATGCGCGGCGCGCAGCCGCTCGAACAGCGCACGCATGCGCGCGAACGCGTCGCGGCGGCGCTCGGCCTCGGGCCAGGGCGCGGGAATGGCCATCAGCCCGCGCAGGGCCAGCGCCGGGTGCGCGGCGATGGCGTCGGCCAGGGCGTCGATCGCCTCGGGTGTGCAGCCATGCTTGCTGGCCTCATCGTCGATATTGACCTGGATCAACACGTTCAGCGGCGCCTGCGCGCCCGCGCGGCCCTTGGCCAGGGCGGCGACCAGTTTGGGCCGGTCCACGGTCTGCACCCAGTCGAACAGCGTCGCCGCCAGTTCGGCCTTGTTCGATTGCAGGTGGCCGATCAGATGCCATTCCAGTCCGGCATCGGCCAGCGCGGCGATCTTGGCGGCCGCTTCCTGCACGTAGTTCTCGCCGAAGGCGCGTTGCCCCTGTGCGGCCAGCGCCGCCACGGCTTCAGCCGGCTGGGTCTTGGACACCGCCAGCAACTGCGCGCGCGGCCGCCCTGCGGCGTCGGCGGCGCGGTCCATGTCCAGGCGAATCTGTTGCAGCGCTGAGAGGGTCACGGGCGGCGTTCCGGCAAAGGGAAGGGCGCTATACTGCCGGCCGGGGAATCATCCTTCCAGTCGCAGCCCAAGGGGAAAAGCAGCGTATGGATATCGCTGAACTATTGGCGTTCTCGGTCAAGAACAAGGCGTCCGACCTGCATCTGTCCGCGGGCCTGCCGCCGATGATCCGGGTCGATGGCGACGTCCGCCGCATCAACATCCCGGCGCTGGACCACAAGCAGGTGCATGCGCTTGTCTACGACATCATGTCGGACAAGCAGCGCCGCGACTACGAGGAATTCCTCGAGGTCGACTTCTCCTTCGAGATTCCCAGCCTGGCGCGCTTCCGCGTCAACGCGTTCAACCAGAACCGCGGCGCCGGCGCGGTGTTCCGCACCATTCCCTCGGAAGTGCTGACCCTGGAGGACCTGGGCTGCCCGCCGATCTTCCGCCAGCTGATCGATCAGCCGCAGGGCCTGATCCTGGTCACCGGGCCGACCGGCTCGGGCAAGTCGACCACGCTGGCCGGCATGATCGACTACATCAACAAGAACGAATACGGCCACATCCTCACCGTCGAGGATCCGATCGAATTCGTGCACACCTCGCAGAAGTGCCTGATCAACCAGCGCGAGGTGCACCGCGACACCCACGGCTTCAACGAGGCGCTGCGTTCGGCGCTGCGCGAAGACCCGGACATCATCCTGGTCGGCGAGTTGCGCGACCTGGAGACGATCCGCCTGGCGCTGACCGCGGCGGAAACCGGCCACCTGGTGTTCGGCACCCTGCACACCAGCTCGGCGGCCAAGACCATCGACCGCATCATCGACGTGTTCCCCGCCGGCGAGAAGCCGATGGTGCGTTCGATGCTGTCCGAGTCGCTGCGCGCGGTGATCTCGCAGGCATTGCTGAAGAAGGTCGGTGGCGGCCGCACCGCGGCCTGGGAGATCATGGTCGGCACCCCTGCGATCCGCAACCTGATCCGCGAGGACAAGGTCGCGCAGATGTACTCGGCGATCCAGACCGGCCAGCAGTACGGCATGCAGACCCTGGACCAGCACCTGCAGGACCTGGTCAAGCGCAGCCTGATCACCCGCAACCAGGCCCGCGAGTACGCTAAGGACAAGCGGTTGTTCGAGTGAGGCCGGGAATCGGGAGTAGGGAATCGGGAATGGGAACAGCAACCGCACTCTCCTTTCCGCTTCCGGATGCCCGCTGCTGCGATTCCCGATTCTCCATTCCCGATTCTCAGCTCCGAAGGAGCCGGCCATGAGCACCATCGACTTCACCTCCTTCCTGAAACTGATGGCGCACCAGAAGGCTTCGGACCTGTTCATCACCTCGGGCATGCCGCCGGCGATGAAGGTGCATGGCAAGATCACCCCGATCACGCAGACGCCGCTGACCCCGCAGCAGAGCCGCGACCTGGTGCTGAACGTGATGACGCCGGCGCAGCGCGAGGAGTTCGAGAAGACCCACGAGTGCAATTTCGCCATCGGCGTGTCCGGGGTCGGGCGCTTCCGCGTCAGTTGCTTCTACCAGCGCAACCAGGTCGGCATGGTGCTGCGCCGGATCGAGACGCGCATTCCCAGCGTGGACGAGCTGAACCTGCCGCCGGTGATCAAGACCCTGGCGATGACCAAGCGCGGCATCATCATCTTCGTCGGCGCCACCGGCACCGGCAAGTCGACCTCGCTGGCGGCGATGATCGGCTACCGCAACCAGAACTCCACCGGCCACATCATCACCATCGAGGACCCGATCGAGTTCGTGCACAAGCACGAGGGCTGCATCATCACCCAGCGCGAGGTCGGCATCGACACCGACAGCTGGGAGAACGCGCTGAAGAACACCCTGCGCCAGGCGCCGGACGTGATCATGATCGGCGAGGTGCGCACCCGCGAAGGCATGGACCACGCCATCTCCTTCGCCGAGACCGGCCACCTGGTGCTGTGTACCCTGCACGCCAACAACGCCAACCAGGCGATGGACCGCGTCATCAACTTCTTCCCCGAAGACCGCCGCAGCCAGTTGCTGATGGACCTGTCGCTGAACCTGCGCGGGGTGGTCGCGCAGCAGCTGATCCCGACCCCGGACGGCAAGGGCCGCCGCGTGGCCATGGAGATCATGCTCGGCACCCCGCTGGTGCAGGACTACATCCGCGAGGGCGAGATCCACAAGCTCAAGGACGTGATGAAGGAGTCCACCAACCTGGGCATGAAGACCTTCGATCAGAGCCTGTTCGAGCTGTACCAGGCCGGTGAGATCAGCTACGAGGATGCGCTGCGCCACGCCGATTCGCAGAACGAGGTGCGCCTGCGCATCAAGCTGGCCCAGGGCGGCGACGCGCGCACCCTGGCGCAGGGCCTGGACGGGGTCGAGATCGCCGAAGTGCGCTGAGCCGGGCCGGCAGGCGAACGCGGGCCGGGCGCAGGCGCGACGACGCGGACGCAGGGTCGCAGCGGTTGTTTCCGGTTCGTCCACAGGGGGTATTTTCAGTCAACTGTCCGCCGGCGTTCATCGCGGACTGTGCAGCCGAAGAGAGGAGAGCCGCCATGAACGACGTGCCTGAGGTGCTTTGGTCGATACAGCCGCATGCCGGCTACTACATCAACTCGGTGGCGGTGTCCGACGACGGCAATGTCATCGTCGCCGGCACCTTCTATCACCATTACGGCGACGCCTCGCAGGTTCCCGGGCTGGACGCGGTGCCGGTGGCGCAACGCAAGATCTTCGAACGCGTCGCGCCTGCGGCCACCCGCACCGACGTGTGCGACGACGAGGAAGGGCACTACGGCACCTACGCCTGGGATCGGACCGGCAAGCGGCTGCTGACGAAGGAATTCGACGGCTGGCAGGGCGTGTACTGGGTCGATGTGGCGGCCGATGGCGGCACCGTGGCCAGCTGTGGCTGGAAGAGCCAGGGTCCGGACACGGGCTTCATCGGCGCCTGGGCGGTGCCGGGCGGCGAGGAGCTGCTGTCCTTCTCGCTGCCTTCCGCCCGCGGCAACATGGTCGCGCTGGATGCGCACGGGCGGACCTTGCTGGCCGGCGCCGACCAGGGCTATCTGTTCTACCGCGACGGCGACGCGGCCTTCGGCGCCGAGCCCGCTCGCATCGCGCTGGGCACTGGCGGCGACAGCAACGGCGACAGCGTCGTCGCCACCGGCATCGCCGACGACGGCGCCATCGGACTGGTGGCCAGCTATCTGGGCGAGATCATCCTGTTCTCGATCGCATCGGGACAACCGGTGGTGCTGACGCGCTGGCAGTCGCCCAAGGACGTCCACCTCCACATCGCGGTCCTGTCCGGCGATGGGCGCCGCGCCTATGCCGGCGGCAGCAACGGCACGCTGTACGCCTTCGACGTGGCCACGTTCCCGGACACGCGCGCGCCGGTCTGGACCGCGACGATCCCCGAGGGGGCGACGACCCTCTACGGGCTGGCCTGCGATCGTTCCGGCGACACGGTCGCGGTCGCCGGCAACCTGCCGCACGCCAAGTCCGGGCAAGGCGGCGTCGTCGCCGTGTTCGCCGACACCGGCGCCGAGCCGCGGCTTCAGTGGACGTCCTACAGCGCGCATTCGCCCAACTTCCTGGCATTCGATCCCGGCGGACGCTGGTTGGGGGTGGCCGATGGGTATCCCGACGGGGCGCCTGGCGGTTTCACCGTCTGGAGCGCCAGCGACAGCACGCCGCGCTGGACCTGGGCCGCGGGCAACATGAGCTGGGCGATCGGTTTCTGCGGCGATGCGTCGGTGGTGGTGGGCGGCAGCGACGACAGTTCGGTCACGGCCTTCGCCGGCCCCGGTTCGGCCCTCGCCCGGGGGCGCACGGAGGCGGATGGATGACAGGCGGGGACGTCGCGACGCCGTCCCTTCCACCCGCGGCGCCGCGCCGTTCCGGCGCGCTGCTGCTGCTGTCGGCGGTGCTGGTGGCGCTGTGGCTGGCGGTCTTCGAGTTGGCGCGGGTCCTGGACTATCAGCCGCATGCGAGCCTGTGGTTCCCGCCGGTGGCGGTGACGCTGGCCACGTTCATGGTGCTGGGCCGGCGCGGCGCGCCGGCGATCGCCGTCGCCTGCGTGCTGGCCACGCTGCTCAGCTTCTATCGCACGACGTCCTCCCCTGCGATCCCCGGCCGTGCGGTCATGGCGTACGCGCTGCTGTTCACCGCGCAGCAGTTCTGCATCTGGGGCGGCCTGGCCTGGCTGCTGCGCCGCGTGGGCCAGAGCGGCGCCGCGACCAGTCTGCCGCGCGTGGTCACCTACTTCATCCTCGGTGGCGGCGTGGCCGCGCTGCTGTCGTCCTGCC of Xanthomonas sacchari contains these proteins:
- a CDS encoding MFS transporter, with amino-acid sequence MQDHATTADAPPAPAAAGSVLAPAYRATTIGMVALVSLIAFEALAVAAAMPAVARELDGLRLYALAFGGTLATSVIGMTVAGRWSDLHGPAAPLWAGLACFVCGLLLAGFAPSMALLLAGRLVQGLGAGTISVVLYVLVARLYPQAIRPRMFAAFSAGWVLPSLVGPSISGLIVEHVGWRWVFLAVPLLALPAAALLWPALRRLPPAARADGASGAAQLWSLGAAAGVCLLYLGGQQRGLWAAVLLPAALALLLLCTWRLLPAGTLRAARGLPSVIALRGIAGSAFFGCEAFLPLLLSRERGLSPVWAGVALSAGALGWFAGSWYQGHCGRDASRLLRLRLGCTLMALGIAATTLALLPAVPAALAIGGWTATGLGMGLIYPTLAVLTLTLSPPARQGRNSSALQLSEAIAVATTLAVGGSLFAALLAYSAAAAYLSTFAVAALMALLGLAVAGRTQPAPG
- the soxR gene encoding redox-sensitive transcriptional activator SoxR, with the protein product MQEELSVGQVAARSGVAVSALHFYENKGLIRSVRTAGNQRRYTRDVLRRLAVIRVAQRVGVPLDSVKAAFAQLPDARTPTRAEWARMSAAWREELDARIVQLTRLRHQLTDCIGCGCLSLRRCRLSNPADTLAAHGDGPQRWAED
- a CDS encoding DUF4426 domain-containing protein, which encodes MRVLPAALLCLALAACADQDTPRPATLLAATPAQADFGALRVHYNALPTLAMSEDVARRYGIAREADTALVMIALRTRHDGEETPAVGTVEAVATDLSGQRQPVALRAVRTDAYTDYVGTVRSSAHDQLRFVVQVRSADGAGTVRFTRNF
- the proC gene encoding pyrroline-5-carboxylate reductase, with product MASASPDSHAADIAFIGGGNMARSLIAGMVRQGVDPHRIRVAEPVAALREALRADYGVHAVASAAEAADGAALWMFAVKPQVLRGVCTELAALAQAQRPLLVSIAAGITTAQLDRWLGGGHALVRAMPNTPALLGAGVTGLFASAGVDAGQRAHAERVLAAAGVTVWVEDEALIDAVTAVSGSGPAYVFLLAEAMEAAGIAQGLPAATARTLTLQTLLGAARMLTESGEAPSELRRRVTSPNGTTQAAIETFQHGGFEALTAAAIAAAAARGRALSAANDD
- a CDS encoding YggS family pyridoxal phosphate-dependent enzyme → MDRAADAAGRPRAQLLAVSKTQPAEAVAALAAQGQRAFGENYVQEAAAKIAALADAGLEWHLIGHLQSNKAELAATLFDWVQTVDRPKLVAALAKGRAGAQAPLNVLIQVNIDDEASKHGCTPEAIDALADAIAAHPALALRGLMAIPAPWPEAERRRDAFARMRALFERLRAAHPQADTLSMGMSGDFADAIAAGATMVRVGTALFGARAPRAPG
- a CDS encoding type IV pilus twitching motility protein PilT translates to MDIAELLAFSVKNKASDLHLSAGLPPMIRVDGDVRRINIPALDHKQVHALVYDIMSDKQRRDYEEFLEVDFSFEIPSLARFRVNAFNQNRGAGAVFRTIPSEVLTLEDLGCPPIFRQLIDQPQGLILVTGPTGSGKSTTLAGMIDYINKNEYGHILTVEDPIEFVHTSQKCLINQREVHRDTHGFNEALRSALREDPDIILVGELRDLETIRLALTAAETGHLVFGTLHTSSAAKTIDRIIDVFPAGEKPMVRSMLSESLRAVISQALLKKVGGGRTAAWEIMVGTPAIRNLIREDKVAQMYSAIQTGQQYGMQTLDQHLQDLVKRSLITRNQAREYAKDKRLFE
- a CDS encoding PilT/PilU family type 4a pilus ATPase; this encodes MSTIDFTSFLKLMAHQKASDLFITSGMPPAMKVHGKITPITQTPLTPQQSRDLVLNVMTPAQREEFEKTHECNFAIGVSGVGRFRVSCFYQRNQVGMVLRRIETRIPSVDELNLPPVIKTLAMTKRGIIIFVGATGTGKSTSLAAMIGYRNQNSTGHIITIEDPIEFVHKHEGCIITQREVGIDTDSWENALKNTLRQAPDVIMIGEVRTREGMDHAISFAETGHLVLCTLHANNANQAMDRVINFFPEDRRSQLLMDLSLNLRGVVAQQLIPTPDGKGRRVAMEIMLGTPLVQDYIREGEIHKLKDVMKESTNLGMKTFDQSLFELYQAGEISYEDALRHADSQNEVRLRIKLAQGGDARTLAQGLDGVEIAEVR
- a CDS encoding WD40 repeat domain-containing protein yields the protein MNDVPEVLWSIQPHAGYYINSVAVSDDGNVIVAGTFYHHYGDASQVPGLDAVPVAQRKIFERVAPAATRTDVCDDEEGHYGTYAWDRTGKRLLTKEFDGWQGVYWVDVAADGGTVASCGWKSQGPDTGFIGAWAVPGGEELLSFSLPSARGNMVALDAHGRTLLAGADQGYLFYRDGDAAFGAEPARIALGTGGDSNGDSVVATGIADDGAIGLVASYLGEIILFSIASGQPVVLTRWQSPKDVHLHIAVLSGDGRRAYAGGSNGTLYAFDVATFPDTRAPVWTATIPEGATTLYGLACDRSGDTVAVAGNLPHAKSGQGGVVAVFADTGAEPRLQWTSYSAHSPNFLAFDPGGRWLGVADGYPDGAPGGFTVWSASDSTPRWTWAAGNMSWAIGFCGDASVVVGGSDDSSVTAFAGPGSALARGRTEADG